In Paralichthys olivaceus isolate ysfri-2021 chromosome 13, ASM2471397v2, whole genome shotgun sequence, the following are encoded in one genomic region:
- the znf574 gene encoding zinc finger protein 574 isoform X1, with the protein MCNRIPLVYELTGAANQSGSSKHAGKPRSCSAVSSNRQTSARAAMETSSVYMCFPCYQEFDTLEEVLKHQLTCTAEDEQANTSGATPITIPMIQAQQKLINESRTVAVQQIQVQAGPSSVQIDKSELKQTAADATVTADQPRILYQCGDCDELFNSLEFWQQHRKEGTCQQPASESRPDSQPEAETSLDQSTASNLDLDGSLLNLKPELQEEIEQVTETSTSASTETTAYSSDPPASEAASSTSNIEDWSPKRRGANKKPKPEPVLLCVDCGSCFGLVSELVAHRRTQHGFEEALHRCSVCGESFLNTTLFLYHRKQHRQKGEEEITVIPEATPTQEDCTQSNGTDEQGQGATLPSTSVSSPFSQPELFLCTECGQSFSDEGGLAGHRKQKHNLKGPLHCCTHCGITFMNTTKYLYHRREHRITSGTEVADGAETGDEAATTNTQDTPQTSKRLLSPSASVGDSVSPSPKRRRPIINVLRAGHTVRVNKVSGVKEENEDNIAEDSDKTNQPPPAKLLQDWSRTPLPHVCPYCGKTFTRRVFLRTHVYSHTGEKLFTCKLCSKAFTNSQSLLRHSMSHTGHKPYSCDICGKNFSQAATLKRHRRIHTSTQPRRRRGRKPMCTVDNEGTPRLFSCPHCPSRFNTDDQLNDHKLFHTSHPFPCPVCGQAFTRRKDLDLHSLTHQDKKPASCPHCLSQFVNQSVLEIHLQRCPTTEEERNAGRGRGQGRGRCTGQLECDLCGHRCMTQEGLDLHRLSHTGQTPLKCPVRPCRRRFTSNSALEEHVLAHFQGTLSKSKNRPRFLCQICQKVFAYNSTFTVHMRTHTDERPFECTTCGKRFRQLPHLRDHERIHSGLRPFCCWICGKSFSVAARLTEHARTHSGEKPYSCPHCVAAFRSRSNLDKHMRQHGDMPLETVEEAAQAAEAAQVQKVLEGAKVLSSLATTGEVDSGSVQTIYVLQGGEGGTETVMIPSDQLGMEGGSQVVILPSSVLGTQTITVPTITMDGNEITMVETSQSPQHTIEFIVEETV; encoded by the exons CAAAAGCTAATAAATGAATCAAGGACAGTTGCAGTTCAACAGATTCAAGTCCAAGCAGGACCCTCCTCTGTGCAAATTGATAAAAGTGAACTCAAGCAGACTGCAGCTGATGCAACAGTGACAGCAGACCAGCCTAGGATCCTCTACCAATGTGGGGACTGTGATGAGCTTTTCAATAGCCTGGAATTTTGGCAACAACATCGTAAAGAAGGGACATGTCAGCAGCCTGCCTCCGAGTCAAGACCGGATTCACAACCTGAGGCAGAGACCTCCTTAGATCAGAGCACTGCTTCAAATTTAGATCTAGATGGTTCTCTTCTCAACCTAAAACCagaactacaggaagagatcgAGCAGGTCACAGAGACCTCTACATCTGCCTCTACAGAGACAACCGCTTATAGCTCTGATCCTCCTGCTTCTGAAGCGGCTTCTTCGACCTCTAATATAGAGGATTGGTCTCCCAAGAGGAGAGGCGCAAACAAAAAGCCTAAACCTGAACCAGTTCTCCTGTGTGTTGACTGCGGCTCATGCTTTGGCCTGGTGTCTGAACTAGTGGCCCACCGCAGGACCCAACACGGCTTTGAGGAAGCTCTCCACcgctgctctgtgtgtggggAAAGCTTTCTCAACACTACACTCTTTCTTTACCACCGCaagcaacacagacagaaaggcGAGGAAGAGATAACAGTAATTCCTGAAGCGACACCAACACAAGAAGATTGTACCCAGAGCAATGGGACAGATGAGCAGGGGCAAGGTGCCACTTTACCCTCCACCAGCGTCTCCTCCCCTTTCTCTCAGCCTGAGTTGTTTCTGTGCACTGAGTGTGGGCAGAGCTTCAGCGATGAGGGAGGACTGGCTGGCCATCGAAAGCAGAAGCACAACCTGAAGGGGCCACTACACTGTTGCACCCATTGTGGCATTACCTTCATGAACACCACCAAGTACCTGTATCATCGCAGAGAGCATCGCATTACATCAGGGACAGAGGTGGCAGATGGAGCGGAAACCGGCGATGAAGCAGCCACAACTAATACTCAGGATACCCCACAGACCTCAAAGCGGCTGCTTTCCCCGTCTGCCTCTGTTGGTGATTCTGTTTCACCCAGTCCTAAGAGACGTAGGCCCATCATCAACGTCCTCAGGGCTGGTCATACAGTCAGAG tCAACAAGGTTTCAGGTGTGAAAGAGGAAAACGAGGACAACATTGCAGAAGACTCGGACAAAACCAACCAGCCTCCACCTGCAAAGCTGCTGCAGGATTGGTCCCGGACACCATTACCCCATGTTTGCCCCTACTGTGGCAAAACTTTCACCCGGCGTGTCTTCCTGCGCACACATGTGTACAGCCACACCGGAGAAAAGCTCTTCACGTGCAAG TTGTGCTCGAAGGCCTTCACTAACTCCCAGAGCCTGCTGCGCCACAGCATGAGCCACACGGGCCACAAGCCCTACAGCTGCGACATCTGTGGCAAAAACTTCTCCCAGGCAGCCACACTGAAGAGACACCGACGTATTCACACATCAACGCAGCCTCGGCGCAGGCGTGGACGAAAACCG ATGTGTACTGTGGACAACGAGGGAACTCCTCGTCTCTTCTCGTGTCCTCACTGCCCCTCACGGTTCAACACGGATGATCAGCTCAACGATCACAA ACTGTTCCACACCAGCCACCCGTTCCCTTGCCCAGTATGTGGACAGGCCTTCACACGCAGGAAAGATCTAGATCTGCACTCTCTCACTCATCAAG ACAAGAAGCCAGCGTCGTGTCCTCACTGCTTGTCCCAGTTTGTGAACCAGTCAGTTCTGGAGATCCACCTGCAGCGTTGTCccaccacagaggaggagaggaatgcTGGCCGCGGACGGGGTCAGGGCCGTGGACGCTGCACTGGACAG CTCGAGTGTGACCTATGTGGCCACCGTTGCATGACCCAAGAGGGCCTTGACCTCCATCGATTGTCCCACACGGGCCAGACACCTCTCAAATGCCCAGTGAGGCCTTGCCGCCGCCGATTTACCTCCAACAGTGCCCTGGAGGAGCATGTGCTGGCGCATTTCCAGGGAACACTCAGCAAGTCCAAAAACCGACCCCGCTTCCTCTGTCAGATTTGCCAAAAAGTATTTGCCTACAATTCCACCTTCACTGTTcacatgaggacacacactgatgaaagGCCATTTGAG TGCACCACATGTGGCAAGCGTTTCCGCCAGCTACCCCATCTGCGGGACCATGAGCGCATCCACAGTGGCCTGCGGCCTTTCTGCTGCTGGATTTGTGGTAAGAGTTTCAGCGTGGCTGCGCGTCTCACTGAGCACGCCCGCACCCACAGTGGTGAAAAGCCCTATTCCTGTCCCCATTGCGTCGCTGCCTTCCGCTCTCGCTCAAACCTGGATAAACACATGCGGCAACACGGAGACATGCCTTTGGAAACCGTGGAGGAGGCAGCGCAAGCCGCCGAGGCCGCCCAGGTCCAGAAGGTGCTGGAGGGGGCCAAGGTTCTGTCTTCTCTGGCCACCACAGGGGAGGTTGATTCTGGTTCAGTGCAAACCATCTATGTGCTGCAAGGGGGCGAAGGAGGAACCGAGACGGTCATGATCCCGTCTGATCAGCTCGGCATGGAAGGAGGTTCACAGGTTGTCATCTTGCCTTCCTCTGTCCTCGGAACTCAGACCATTACAGTGCCCACTATCACCATGGATGGAAATGAAATCACCATGGTGGAGACGAGCCAGTCGCCGCAGCACACCATTGAGTTCATTGTGGAGGAAACTGTATGA
- the znf574 gene encoding zinc finger protein 574 isoform X2, translated as MCNRIPLVYELTGAANQSGSSKHAGKPRSCSAVSSNRQTSARAMETSSVYMCFPCYQEFDTLEEVLKHQLTCTAEDEQANTSGATPITIPMIQAQQKLINESRTVAVQQIQVQAGPSSVQIDKSELKQTAADATVTADQPRILYQCGDCDELFNSLEFWQQHRKEGTCQQPASESRPDSQPEAETSLDQSTASNLDLDGSLLNLKPELQEEIEQVTETSTSASTETTAYSSDPPASEAASSTSNIEDWSPKRRGANKKPKPEPVLLCVDCGSCFGLVSELVAHRRTQHGFEEALHRCSVCGESFLNTTLFLYHRKQHRQKGEEEITVIPEATPTQEDCTQSNGTDEQGQGATLPSTSVSSPFSQPELFLCTECGQSFSDEGGLAGHRKQKHNLKGPLHCCTHCGITFMNTTKYLYHRREHRITSGTEVADGAETGDEAATTNTQDTPQTSKRLLSPSASVGDSVSPSPKRRRPIINVLRAGHTVRVNKVSGVKEENEDNIAEDSDKTNQPPPAKLLQDWSRTPLPHVCPYCGKTFTRRVFLRTHVYSHTGEKLFTCKLCSKAFTNSQSLLRHSMSHTGHKPYSCDICGKNFSQAATLKRHRRIHTSTQPRRRRGRKPMCTVDNEGTPRLFSCPHCPSRFNTDDQLNDHKLFHTSHPFPCPVCGQAFTRRKDLDLHSLTHQDKKPASCPHCLSQFVNQSVLEIHLQRCPTTEEERNAGRGRGQGRGRCTGQLECDLCGHRCMTQEGLDLHRLSHTGQTPLKCPVRPCRRRFTSNSALEEHVLAHFQGTLSKSKNRPRFLCQICQKVFAYNSTFTVHMRTHTDERPFECTTCGKRFRQLPHLRDHERIHSGLRPFCCWICGKSFSVAARLTEHARTHSGEKPYSCPHCVAAFRSRSNLDKHMRQHGDMPLETVEEAAQAAEAAQVQKVLEGAKVLSSLATTGEVDSGSVQTIYVLQGGEGGTETVMIPSDQLGMEGGSQVVILPSSVLGTQTITVPTITMDGNEITMVETSQSPQHTIEFIVEETV; from the exons CAAAAGCTAATAAATGAATCAAGGACAGTTGCAGTTCAACAGATTCAAGTCCAAGCAGGACCCTCCTCTGTGCAAATTGATAAAAGTGAACTCAAGCAGACTGCAGCTGATGCAACAGTGACAGCAGACCAGCCTAGGATCCTCTACCAATGTGGGGACTGTGATGAGCTTTTCAATAGCCTGGAATTTTGGCAACAACATCGTAAAGAAGGGACATGTCAGCAGCCTGCCTCCGAGTCAAGACCGGATTCACAACCTGAGGCAGAGACCTCCTTAGATCAGAGCACTGCTTCAAATTTAGATCTAGATGGTTCTCTTCTCAACCTAAAACCagaactacaggaagagatcgAGCAGGTCACAGAGACCTCTACATCTGCCTCTACAGAGACAACCGCTTATAGCTCTGATCCTCCTGCTTCTGAAGCGGCTTCTTCGACCTCTAATATAGAGGATTGGTCTCCCAAGAGGAGAGGCGCAAACAAAAAGCCTAAACCTGAACCAGTTCTCCTGTGTGTTGACTGCGGCTCATGCTTTGGCCTGGTGTCTGAACTAGTGGCCCACCGCAGGACCCAACACGGCTTTGAGGAAGCTCTCCACcgctgctctgtgtgtggggAAAGCTTTCTCAACACTACACTCTTTCTTTACCACCGCaagcaacacagacagaaaggcGAGGAAGAGATAACAGTAATTCCTGAAGCGACACCAACACAAGAAGATTGTACCCAGAGCAATGGGACAGATGAGCAGGGGCAAGGTGCCACTTTACCCTCCACCAGCGTCTCCTCCCCTTTCTCTCAGCCTGAGTTGTTTCTGTGCACTGAGTGTGGGCAGAGCTTCAGCGATGAGGGAGGACTGGCTGGCCATCGAAAGCAGAAGCACAACCTGAAGGGGCCACTACACTGTTGCACCCATTGTGGCATTACCTTCATGAACACCACCAAGTACCTGTATCATCGCAGAGAGCATCGCATTACATCAGGGACAGAGGTGGCAGATGGAGCGGAAACCGGCGATGAAGCAGCCACAACTAATACTCAGGATACCCCACAGACCTCAAAGCGGCTGCTTTCCCCGTCTGCCTCTGTTGGTGATTCTGTTTCACCCAGTCCTAAGAGACGTAGGCCCATCATCAACGTCCTCAGGGCTGGTCATACAGTCAGAG tCAACAAGGTTTCAGGTGTGAAAGAGGAAAACGAGGACAACATTGCAGAAGACTCGGACAAAACCAACCAGCCTCCACCTGCAAAGCTGCTGCAGGATTGGTCCCGGACACCATTACCCCATGTTTGCCCCTACTGTGGCAAAACTTTCACCCGGCGTGTCTTCCTGCGCACACATGTGTACAGCCACACCGGAGAAAAGCTCTTCACGTGCAAG TTGTGCTCGAAGGCCTTCACTAACTCCCAGAGCCTGCTGCGCCACAGCATGAGCCACACGGGCCACAAGCCCTACAGCTGCGACATCTGTGGCAAAAACTTCTCCCAGGCAGCCACACTGAAGAGACACCGACGTATTCACACATCAACGCAGCCTCGGCGCAGGCGTGGACGAAAACCG ATGTGTACTGTGGACAACGAGGGAACTCCTCGTCTCTTCTCGTGTCCTCACTGCCCCTCACGGTTCAACACGGATGATCAGCTCAACGATCACAA ACTGTTCCACACCAGCCACCCGTTCCCTTGCCCAGTATGTGGACAGGCCTTCACACGCAGGAAAGATCTAGATCTGCACTCTCTCACTCATCAAG ACAAGAAGCCAGCGTCGTGTCCTCACTGCTTGTCCCAGTTTGTGAACCAGTCAGTTCTGGAGATCCACCTGCAGCGTTGTCccaccacagaggaggagaggaatgcTGGCCGCGGACGGGGTCAGGGCCGTGGACGCTGCACTGGACAG CTCGAGTGTGACCTATGTGGCCACCGTTGCATGACCCAAGAGGGCCTTGACCTCCATCGATTGTCCCACACGGGCCAGACACCTCTCAAATGCCCAGTGAGGCCTTGCCGCCGCCGATTTACCTCCAACAGTGCCCTGGAGGAGCATGTGCTGGCGCATTTCCAGGGAACACTCAGCAAGTCCAAAAACCGACCCCGCTTCCTCTGTCAGATTTGCCAAAAAGTATTTGCCTACAATTCCACCTTCACTGTTcacatgaggacacacactgatgaaagGCCATTTGAG TGCACCACATGTGGCAAGCGTTTCCGCCAGCTACCCCATCTGCGGGACCATGAGCGCATCCACAGTGGCCTGCGGCCTTTCTGCTGCTGGATTTGTGGTAAGAGTTTCAGCGTGGCTGCGCGTCTCACTGAGCACGCCCGCACCCACAGTGGTGAAAAGCCCTATTCCTGTCCCCATTGCGTCGCTGCCTTCCGCTCTCGCTCAAACCTGGATAAACACATGCGGCAACACGGAGACATGCCTTTGGAAACCGTGGAGGAGGCAGCGCAAGCCGCCGAGGCCGCCCAGGTCCAGAAGGTGCTGGAGGGGGCCAAGGTTCTGTCTTCTCTGGCCACCACAGGGGAGGTTGATTCTGGTTCAGTGCAAACCATCTATGTGCTGCAAGGGGGCGAAGGAGGAACCGAGACGGTCATGATCCCGTCTGATCAGCTCGGCATGGAAGGAGGTTCACAGGTTGTCATCTTGCCTTCCTCTGTCCTCGGAACTCAGACCATTACAGTGCCCACTATCACCATGGATGGAAATGAAATCACCATGGTGGAGACGAGCCAGTCGCCGCAGCACACCATTGAGTTCATTGTGGAGGAAACTGTATGA